In Candidatus Aminicenantes bacterium, the sequence ATCAAGTGTCCGTAGGAAAGGCGGCGGGACAAGAGGATTTCTCCGCTGTGGTAGACAAGGGTCTCCACCACGGGGTTGTTTTGCCCCTTGTCTTCGGTCTGGATGTGGAAGACTTCGTTGCGGTACTTGATGTCCGTATTGAAGCCGACGATCATGCAATCATCCTATTGAATTCGGCAAAAAAAGTCAATACTCGCCAAGTAGAGAGTTGAAAGTCTAAAGTCGAAAGTAAAAAGCAAAAGCAAAAACTTGTTCGTCTTTTTAACTTCCCTTTTCAACTTTCCAACTTTTTTTTGAAAGGCAGGGGTCCCCCATGTAGCGGGGGACCTGTAAGGTTGAGGTGGGAGATATGTAATTATGTTAAGGGGGGAGAGATGGAAAGGCTATTTTTTATTGACATTCTCAGTGCCTGTTTTGGTGTCTTTGGCGACACTTGTCTCTTTTGCGTCTTTCTTTTCGCTGGAGCCGTTGTCCGGGCTCTTCTGGCGGCGGCTGTAATCCGTAACGTACCATCCCGATCCTTTAAATTGAAATGAGGAGGCCGAGATCAATTTCTCTACTTCGCCGCCGCAGTGGATACAGTGCTGAAGCGGTTCTTCGTTTATCCGCTGCAACACTTCAAATGTACGGCCACATTTTTGACATCGATATTCGTAGATCGGCATGGCGATGGTCCTTAACTGTATTCTCTATAACACATCCCATTATGAACTGTCAACTGCATTTTAAAGTTATGATATTTGGTGGTTGATTCAACTCATACCGGGCATGGCAGATCAATGACGTACATGGAATTCCTCTCCCACATCGGTGTTTTCCACGATTTCCACGTCAACCCCATCGACACGCGCGCCGTAAGGCCCCCGCTGCAGGAAGGACTCAAG encodes:
- a CDS encoding zinc ribbon domain-containing protein, which produces MPIYEYRCQKCGRTFEVLQRINEEPLQHCIHCGGEVEKLISASSFQFKGSGWYVTDYSRRQKSPDNGSSEKKDAKETSVAKDTKTGTENVNKK